One window of Thermacetogenium phaeum DSM 12270 genomic DNA carries:
- the rapZ gene encoding RNase adapter RapZ, with the protein MEEPNAIRLVIVTGLSGAGKTQAIRILEDLGFFCIDNLPPMLIPKITELCQQSGGKVKRVALVMDVRGALFYDSLSEELRKLSEQGIKYELLFLEASDAALVRRYKETRRQHPFKGEGSVLEAIRAERKRLREIRGAADIVLDTTEMTVHDLKKNLTQIFGDGRPGFTIKIVSFGYKFGIPLDADLVMDIRFLPNPNYVDELKMLTGLDPAVVQYIFSYPVSNTFLRRFYNLLKFLLPYYIKEGKTYLVIAVGCTGGQHRSVAVAEKLAELLKKCCSIQVQHRDLSRGRSGEEP; encoded by the coding sequence ATGGAAGAGCCGAATGCCATCCGTCTGGTGATCGTTACCGGGCTTTCCGGTGCGGGCAAGACCCAGGCAATCAGGATTCTGGAGGATCTGGGCTTTTTCTGTATCGACAACCTGCCACCGATGCTGATCCCCAAAATCACCGAACTCTGCCAGCAATCCGGGGGAAAGGTGAAGCGGGTTGCCCTGGTGATGGATGTCCGGGGAGCGCTTTTCTACGATTCCCTGAGCGAGGAGCTGCGCAAGCTGTCGGAACAGGGGATTAAATACGAGCTCCTCTTTCTGGAAGCGTCCGATGCGGCACTGGTCAGAAGGTACAAGGAAACCCGCAGACAGCACCCCTTCAAGGGGGAGGGCTCCGTCCTGGAGGCTATCCGGGCTGAGAGGAAGCGCCTCCGGGAGATACGCGGTGCGGCCGACATCGTTCTCGACACCACCGAGATGACCGTTCACGATCTGAAGAAGAACCTTACCCAGATTTTCGGTGACGGCCGACCTGGATTTACGATTAAAATCGTATCTTTCGGCTACAAGTTTGGAATCCCTCTGGATGCCGACCTGGTGATGGATATCCGTTTTCTCCCCAACCCCAACTATGTGGATGAACTGAAGATGTTAACCGGGCTGGATCCGGCTGTGGTGCAATACATCTTCTCTTATCCGGTATCGAACACCTTCCTGCGCCGCTTTTATAACCTCTTGAAGTTTCTCCTGCCCTATTATATTAAAGAAGGCAAAACCTACCTCGTGATTGCGGTTGGATGCACCGGCGGCCAACACAGGTCGGTGGCGGTGGCAGAAAAGCTGGCCGAACTGCTAAAGAAGTGCTGCTCCATCCAGGTTCAGCACCGCGACCTTTCACGGGGAAGGTCAGGTGAAGAGCCGTGA
- a CDS encoding gluconeogenesis factor YvcK family protein, with product MSSLYTLLYRFYRRQFLRLGPRVVAVGGGTGLPVLLRGLKKYTENITAIVTVADDGGSSGRLRGEFGILPPGDIRNCLVALAETETLMDKLFHYRFAQGDGLTGHNLGNLLLTALTDITGDFQTAIREASRVLKVRGQVLPSTLHQVTLHAELADGTVISGESTLPLAGAPLKRVFLTPESCSPVPEAIDAIYRADLILLGPGSLFTSVLSSLLVPGIASAIKQSQAVKCYVCNIMTQPGETTNYTASDHLRAIYDHVGHGWIDYVLVNTKKIAQASLEKYARQGAAPVKIDYGALEKMGVRVLKADLLDERELVRHDPEKLGRAVLRLLGGHIPPGGRGQPSRER from the coding sequence CTGAGCAGTCTGTACACTCTGCTTTATCGTTTTTACCGCCGGCAGTTCCTCCGGCTCGGCCCCCGGGTGGTGGCGGTGGGCGGAGGTACAGGACTTCCCGTGCTGCTCAGGGGATTAAAGAAGTACACCGAAAACATCACCGCCATCGTCACTGTAGCCGATGACGGCGGGAGTTCGGGGAGGCTGCGGGGTGAATTCGGGATCCTGCCGCCGGGGGATATCAGAAACTGCCTGGTGGCCCTTGCGGAGACGGAAACCCTAATGGATAAACTCTTTCACTACCGCTTTGCCCAGGGGGATGGGCTCACCGGCCATAACCTCGGCAATCTGCTGCTCACCGCTTTGACGGATATCACAGGGGACTTTCAAACGGCGATCAGGGAGGCCAGCAGGGTTTTGAAGGTGCGCGGACAGGTGCTTCCCTCTACCCTGCACCAGGTAACCCTTCATGCCGAACTGGCAGACGGGACCGTGATCAGCGGCGAAAGCACCCTGCCCCTGGCCGGAGCTCCTTTGAAGAGGGTTTTCCTGACGCCGGAGTCCTGCTCGCCGGTACCGGAGGCCATTGACGCCATCTACCGGGCGGATCTGATCCTGCTCGGGCCGGGCAGCCTCTTTACGAGTGTTTTGTCCAGCCTGCTGGTTCCGGGAATTGCCTCCGCCATCAAGCAGTCCCAAGCTGTAAAGTGCTACGTCTGCAATATCATGACCCAACCCGGTGAAACCACCAACTATACCGCTTCGGATCACCTGCGGGCGATTTACGACCATGTCGGGCACGGCTGGATCGATTACGTGCTGGTCAATACGAAGAAAATTGCCCAGGCCAGTCTGGAGAAATACGCACGCCAGGGAGCGGCACCGGTCAAAATCGACTACGGCGCGCTGGAGAAAATGGGGGTGAGGGTGCTGAAGGCAGACCTGCTGGACGAGAGGGAGCTGGTGCGCCATGACCCTGAGAAGCTGGGGCGTGCCGTTCTTAGGCTCTTAGGCGGGCACATACCCCCCGGCGGCAGAGGCCAGCCGAGCCGAGAGCGATAA
- the whiA gene encoding DNA-binding protein WhiA translates to MGENRSYRGGADGSFRAVQLLIIDKERRIFQDGGKGDGKMSFSAQVKDEVARLELRNDCCRRSELAALARVAGTILLGQEKRQLVLTTEASTVARRIFRLVKALGWGGVITVRRYARPRRHRLFAVHIPLEEEGRLLLPQLGFVGGENIPLPRLDPAVFERNCCRRAFLRGCFLGCGFVSDPNRAYHLELVLKTVQGVEDVAAALSAFGLRSGIGERKEAYRIYLKDAEQVVEFLRVIGANQAVLYFENCRVLKEMKNQINRLVNCETANLGKTVETGLKQVALIKEIEALAGLGALRPQLRELALLRLRYPEASLSELGRLLMPPLGKSGVSHRFREMQRFAEQLRKRQGNPGS, encoded by the coding sequence GTGGGTGAAAACAGGAGTTACCGGGGCGGGGCCGACGGAAGTTTTAGAGCGGTGCAGCTATTAATTATTGATAAAGAGCGGCGTATCTTTCAGGACGGGGGAAAGGGTGATGGTAAGATGTCTTTTTCGGCACAGGTCAAGGATGAGGTAGCCCGCCTCGAATTGCGAAACGACTGCTGCCGACGGTCGGAGCTGGCGGCCCTGGCGCGGGTTGCGGGGACGATTCTGCTCGGACAGGAAAAGAGGCAGCTGGTCCTGACCACCGAAGCCTCTACCGTTGCCCGCCGCATCTTCAGGCTGGTCAAGGCGTTGGGATGGGGCGGGGTGATCACGGTGCGGCGCTATGCCCGGCCGCGGCGCCACCGGTTGTTCGCAGTTCACATACCCCTGGAGGAAGAAGGACGCCTTCTGCTGCCGCAGCTGGGGTTTGTCGGCGGTGAGAACATTCCCCTCCCCCGCCTGGACCCCGCTGTTTTTGAGAGAAACTGCTGCCGGCGGGCATTTCTCAGGGGCTGCTTTCTTGGCTGCGGCTTTGTCAGCGACCCCAATCGGGCCTATCACCTGGAACTGGTGCTGAAGACTGTGCAGGGTGTCGAGGATGTGGCGGCTGCGCTCTCCGCATTCGGTTTGAGGTCGGGCATTGGGGAACGCAAGGAGGCCTACCGGATTTACCTTAAGGATGCGGAACAGGTGGTGGAGTTTTTGCGGGTGATCGGAGCCAACCAGGCGGTGCTCTATTTCGAAAACTGCCGTGTCCTCAAAGAGATGAAGAATCAGATCAACAGGTTGGTGAACTGTGAGACCGCCAACCTCGGGAAAACGGTGGAAACGGGGCTGAAGCAGGTGGCCCTGATCAAAGAGATCGAGGCCCTGGCAGGGCTCGGTGCCCTGCGGCCGCAGCTGCGGGAACTGGCTCTGCTTCGGCTGCGTTACCCGGAGGCGAGCCTCTCCGAGCTGGGCCGGCTGCTCATGCCTCCCTTGGGGAAATCCGGGGTCAGCCACCGCTTCAGGGAAATGCAGCGCTTCGCCGAACAGCTGCGCAAGCGGCAGGGGAATCCCGGTTCATGA
- a CDS encoding DUF502 domain-containing protein, producing MVWRFLRRYFLTGVLVLLPVIITVYILVFAFNLVDGMLRSLIQRIAGRYIPGLGLLIILVLIFLAGVIGTNVVGRKFLNIGEQLFERLPVVKSIYTAVKQVMEVLTTQRRAAFRHVVLVEYPRKGIYSLGFITGEAPFEVKENVAEDLLNVYLPTTPPTQGVFIMVPRSDVRILKMSVEDGFKLLVSAGIITSSPSYLNRQKPSRRGGGDIPIYRRAPDSGES from the coding sequence ATGGTGTGGAGGTTTTTGCGCCGTTATTTCCTGACGGGTGTGCTCGTGCTCCTGCCGGTGATCATTACAGTTTATATTCTGGTGTTTGCCTTTAACCTGGTGGATGGAATGCTCCGCAGCCTCATTCAGAGAATTGCCGGCCGCTATATACCCGGCCTGGGTTTATTGATCATCCTGGTTCTTATCTTCCTGGCCGGCGTCATCGGAACCAATGTGGTGGGAAGGAAGTTCCTCAATATCGGGGAGCAGCTCTTTGAGCGCCTCCCGGTCGTCAAAAGCATCTACACAGCTGTCAAGCAGGTCATGGAGGTGCTGACCACACAACGCCGGGCGGCCTTTCGGCACGTGGTCCTGGTGGAATACCCCCGCAAGGGAATCTATTCTTTAGGGTTTATAACCGGAGAAGCCCCCTTCGAGGTGAAGGAGAATGTTGCTGAGGATCTTCTAAACGTTTACCTTCCGACAACCCCCCCGACCCAGGGAGTGTTTATCATGGTGCCCAGGAGTGATGTCCGCATCCTGAAGATGAGTGTCGAAGACGGCTTTAAGCTGCTTGTTTCGGCGGGAATCATCACCTCCTCTCCCTCCTATCTCAACAGACAAAAACCCTCCCGGCGAGGGGGTGGAGATATTCCGATCTACCGGAGGGCTCCCGACAGCGGTGAGAGTTAA
- the rpoN gene encoding RNA polymerase factor sigma-54: MRLSYGINLEQTQKLIMTPELRQAITVLQLSAVDLAQYVENAMLENPLLEVTEDADAEGVASSEKFKDDFTREWCEYLSECGQVDRSFDRAWAEEEGERYNFEHFVAQVPTLSEHLDLQLRLALSDPRDLKIGEFLIGNINDRGYLQISLEEVERTYGYPVRETERILKIIQSFDPPGVGARDLSECLLIQLEQRGWRTPALEKLVRFYLGDLANGNLLKIAAALDLPVQDVQHMADLIKTLDPIPGRNFSRPGENRYIAPDVVVEKFDDEYIILVNDISVPRLMINKTYQSLLNQQESCDPGTAQFIQNKLKSAIWLIRSIEQRRLTLYRVVSCIVEFQKEFLDKGVKHLKPLNLKQIADAAGLHESTVSRAIANKYIQTPQGLFELKFFFTSGVENVLAGKMVAAESIKQVLKELIAGEDPCRPYSDQQLCELLQAKGINIARRTVAKYRQEIGIPPVRQRKRYR, from the coding sequence ATGCGCTTGAGTTATGGGATCAACCTGGAGCAGACCCAAAAACTGATCATGACACCGGAATTGCGCCAGGCGATCACTGTGCTTCAGCTTTCGGCGGTGGATCTCGCTCAATACGTGGAAAACGCCATGCTGGAAAATCCTCTCCTTGAAGTTACCGAGGATGCTGATGCTGAGGGGGTGGCGTCTTCCGAGAAGTTCAAAGATGATTTTACGCGGGAATGGTGTGAATACCTTTCGGAGTGCGGCCAGGTTGACAGGTCCTTTGACCGCGCCTGGGCAGAGGAAGAAGGTGAGCGCTATAATTTTGAGCACTTCGTGGCTCAGGTGCCTACTCTCAGTGAGCACCTGGACCTGCAGCTGCGCCTTGCCCTTTCCGATCCCCGTGATCTCAAGATAGGGGAGTTTTTGATCGGCAACATCAACGACCGCGGCTATCTGCAGATCAGCCTGGAAGAGGTGGAAAGAACATACGGTTATCCCGTTCGGGAGACCGAGCGCATTCTCAAGATTATTCAGAGCTTCGATCCGCCTGGCGTGGGGGCCCGGGACCTGTCTGAATGCCTTTTGATTCAACTTGAACAGCGCGGCTGGCGAACGCCCGCCTTGGAAAAGCTGGTTCGCTTCTATTTAGGCGACCTCGCCAACGGTAATCTGCTGAAGATCGCCGCGGCCCTGGATCTGCCGGTTCAGGACGTGCAGCACATGGCCGATCTGATTAAAACCCTCGATCCGATACCGGGACGGAATTTTTCCCGGCCCGGGGAGAATCGCTACATCGCCCCGGATGTGGTTGTGGAGAAATTCGATGACGAATATATAATCCTGGTCAACGACATCTCCGTCCCGCGCTTGATGATCAATAAAACCTATCAGAGCCTGTTGAACCAGCAGGAATCGTGCGACCCGGGGACGGCCCAGTTTATTCAGAACAAGCTGAAGTCGGCCATCTGGCTGATACGCAGCATTGAGCAGAGGCGGCTGACGCTCTACCGGGTAGTCAGCTGTATCGTGGAATTCCAGAAGGAGTTTCTGGATAAAGGGGTGAAACACCTCAAGCCCTTAAACCTGAAGCAGATTGCAGATGCTGCCGGGCTGCATGAGTCTACCGTCAGCAGGGCGATCGCCAATAAATACATTCAGACCCCCCAGGGGCTTTTTGAGCTGAAATTCTTCTTCACCAGCGGGGTGGAGAACGTCCTTGCCGGTAAGATGGTGGCGGCGGAGAGCATCAAGCAGGTTTTGAAAGAACTGATCGCAGGGGAGGATCCGTGCCGTCCGTACAGCGACCAGCAGCTCTGTGAGCTGCTGCAGGCCAAGGGTATCAATATAGCGCGGCGCACGGTGGCGAAATACCGGCAGGAGATCGGAATCCCCCCTGTGCGGCAGCGGAAGCGCTATCGATAA
- the gap gene encoding type I glyceraldehyde-3-phosphate dehydrogenase, whose protein sequence is MTVRVGINGFGRIGRLVLRAAAGSPDIDVVALNDLVDAETNAHLFKYDSVHGTFQGEVTAGEGEIKINGKAIRVFSEKDPKKLPWGELGVSIVVEATGKFRDRDTASAHLEAGAKKVIITAPAKNEDITIVMGVNEDKYDPANHHIISNASCTTNCLAPIVKVIHEKFGLKRGLMTTTHAYTNDQRVLDLAHKDLRRARAAALSMIPTTTGAAKAVALVLPELKGKLTGIAIRVPVPNVSLVDLVAELEKPTTVDGLNQAFKDAAGGKLKGILRYSDVPLVSRDYNGDPHSAIVDGPSTMVIDGTLVKVFAWYDNEWAYSLRVVDCARYIAGKGL, encoded by the coding sequence ATGACTGTGAGAGTAGGAATCAACGGTTTTGGACGGATCGGGCGGCTGGTGCTGCGCGCCGCAGCCGGCAGTCCCGATATCGATGTGGTAGCCCTCAACGACCTCGTCGATGCCGAAACCAATGCCCACCTTTTCAAATACGATTCTGTCCACGGCACCTTCCAGGGCGAAGTAACTGCCGGTGAGGGTGAGATTAAGATCAACGGCAAGGCAATCCGGGTCTTCTCCGAGAAGGATCCCAAAAAGCTGCCTTGGGGCGAGCTGGGGGTGAGCATCGTCGTTGAAGCCACCGGAAAATTCCGGGACAGGGATACCGCCTCCGCTCACCTGGAGGCCGGGGCCAAAAAGGTTATCATCACTGCGCCGGCTAAGAACGAGGACATCACCATCGTCATGGGGGTCAATGAGGATAAATACGATCCGGCCAATCATCATATTATCTCCAATGCCTCCTGCACCACTAACTGCCTGGCTCCTATTGTCAAAGTCATCCACGAAAAATTCGGCTTAAAGCGCGGCCTGATGACCACAACGCATGCCTACACCAACGACCAGCGGGTACTCGATCTGGCGCACAAGGACCTGCGCAGGGCGCGTGCCGCCGCCCTTTCCATGATCCCCACAACTACCGGGGCGGCGAAGGCCGTTGCTCTGGTGCTCCCCGAACTGAAGGGGAAGCTGACCGGGATCGCCATCCGGGTGCCCGTACCCAATGTTTCTCTGGTGGACCTGGTGGCCGAACTGGAAAAGCCCACAACGGTGGATGGACTCAACCAGGCCTTTAAAGACGCCGCCGGCGGTAAGCTGAAGGGAATCCTGCGCTATTCTGATGTTCCCTTGGTTTCCCGGGATTACAACGGGGATCCCCATTCGGCAATTGTGGACGGCCCCTCCACTATGGTCATAGACGGAACACTGGTGAAGGTGTTTGCCTGGTATGACAATGAGTGGGCCTATTCCCTCCGGGTTGTCGACTGCGCTCGTTACATTGCCGGCAAGGGGCTTTAA
- a CDS encoding phosphoglycerate kinase, translating to MAELKLRTIREIDVGEKRVLVRVDFNVPLDDQGNVTDDTRIKAALPTVRYLLDRRARVILMSHLGRPKGKVVEGLRMTGVAKRLGELLGQEVKRVDDCVGPEVEKAVQGLRPGGVLLLENLRFHPEEEKNDPEFARKLASLADIYVNDAFGTAHRAHASTAGVASFLPAFAGFLMEKEVKALGSILTDPAHPFVAVLGGAKVTDKIGVLNNLVEKVDTILFGGGMANTFLLAQGRDVGDSLVDREHLDFAREFMQKARQRGVRVELPEDLAIAPADGNGSLRVVDSDAVPSGWRALDIGPRTAERYAGVIQRAKTAFWNGPMGVFEKDEFARGSKAVARALAESDVVSVVGGGDSLAVLEKFGLADKVTHASTGGGASLEFLEGRELPGVAVLAEK from the coding sequence ATGGCAGAGTTGAAGCTGAGAACGATCAGGGAGATCGATGTCGGCGAGAAAAGGGTACTGGTGCGCGTTGACTTCAATGTTCCCCTGGATGATCAGGGGAATGTGACCGATGATACCAGAATTAAGGCTGCTCTTCCCACGGTCAGGTATCTCCTCGACCGCAGGGCACGGGTGATTCTGATGAGCCACCTGGGACGCCCCAAGGGTAAGGTGGTTGAGGGCTTGAGAATGACCGGTGTCGCCAAGAGGCTGGGTGAGCTTTTGGGTCAAGAAGTCAAAAGGGTGGACGACTGTGTAGGGCCGGAAGTGGAGAAGGCGGTGCAGGGCCTGCGGCCGGGGGGGGTTCTGCTGCTGGAAAATCTGCGCTTCCACCCGGAGGAGGAGAAGAACGATCCGGAGTTTGCCCGCAAACTGGCCTCCCTGGCCGATATTTACGTCAATGATGCCTTCGGCACCGCTCACCGGGCGCACGCCTCGACGGCAGGTGTGGCCTCCTTTCTCCCCGCCTTCGCCGGCTTCTTGATGGAAAAGGAGGTCAAGGCACTGGGGAGCATTTTGACCGATCCGGCCCACCCCTTCGTGGCTGTGCTGGGAGGGGCGAAGGTTACGGACAAGATCGGTGTTCTCAACAACCTGGTCGAGAAGGTGGACACCATCCTCTTCGGTGGGGGAATGGCCAATACCTTCCTGCTGGCCCAGGGCCGGGACGTGGGTGACTCTCTGGTGGACAGGGAACACCTGGACTTTGCCCGGGAGTTTATGCAGAAGGCCCGACAGCGGGGGGTTCGCGTCGAGCTGCCAGAGGACTTGGCCATCGCTCCTGCGGACGGGAACGGCTCCCTCCGGGTCGTTGACTCTGATGCAGTGCCTTCCGGCTGGCGTGCGCTGGATATCGGCCCGCGCACCGCGGAGCGGTACGCAGGGGTGATTCAGAGGGCGAAGACAGCCTTCTGGAACGGCCCCATGGGGGTGTTCGAGAAGGATGAGTTCGCCCGCGGGAGTAAAGCGGTGGCCCGCGCCCTGGCCGAGTCGGATGTTGTCTCTGTCGTGGGGGGCGGGGACTCCCTTGCCGTTCTGGAGAAGTTCGGCCTTGCCGACAAAGTCACGCACGCCTCGACAGGTGGGGGGGCTTCGCTGGAGTTTCTCGAAGGGCGGGAGCTGCCGGGTGTGGCGGTGCTCGCCGAAAAGTAA
- the tpiA gene encoding triose-phosphate isomerase — protein MKNRRIPLVAGNWKMHKTPAEAGNFARLLRQRVAPGRGVEVIICPPFPALAAVATKLAGSEIGWGAQNMHWEPEGAYTGEVSGPMLQAMGCRYVILGHSERRSYFRETDEEIRKKVGAALACGLRPIFCLGENLATRRSGKAVDFCRRQFKDVLEGMEISVPDALVVAYEPVWAIGTGKTATPADATEVIGALREEAARLFGREFSARLRFLYGGSVKPDSMPAFLEEEEIDGVLVGGASLDIEQFTAIIDITADLRGNND, from the coding sequence GTGAAAAATAGAAGGATTCCTTTGGTGGCGGGCAACTGGAAGATGCACAAAACGCCCGCCGAGGCGGGGAACTTCGCCAGGCTGCTGCGGCAAAGGGTTGCCCCCGGGCGCGGGGTGGAAGTGATCATTTGTCCGCCCTTTCCTGCCCTGGCAGCTGTGGCCACGAAGCTTGCCGGCAGCGAGATCGGCTGGGGTGCCCAAAACATGCACTGGGAGCCCGAGGGGGCTTATACGGGGGAGGTCTCCGGACCGATGCTGCAGGCGATGGGCTGCCGCTATGTGATCCTGGGGCACTCGGAGCGCCGCAGTTATTTCCGGGAGACGGACGAGGAGATCAGGAAAAAGGTGGGGGCTGCCCTGGCCTGCGGCTTGCGTCCGATCTTTTGCCTGGGTGAAAACCTCGCTACCCGCAGGTCCGGAAAGGCCGTTGACTTCTGCCGCCGGCAGTTTAAGGATGTGCTTGAGGGAATGGAGATCAGTGTCCCCGATGCCCTCGTCGTTGCCTACGAGCCGGTCTGGGCGATCGGGACCGGAAAGACGGCAACACCGGCGGATGCCACTGAGGTCATCGGAGCCCTGAGGGAGGAGGCCGCCCGTCTCTTCGGGCGTGAATTCTCGGCGAGGCTGCGCTTCCTGTACGGCGGCAGCGTCAAGCCTGACTCCATGCCTGCCTTCCTGGAAGAGGAGGAAATTGACGGGGTGCTGGTCGGTGGGGCCAGCCTGGATATCGAACAGTTCACGGCTATTATCGACATTACAGCCGATCTAAGGGGGAACAATGATTGA
- the gpmI gene encoding 2,3-bisphosphoglycerate-independent phosphoglycerate mutase encodes MKGPLALIILDGWGLSPHERGNAIRLAGTPNFQRLQENYPYTVLAASGERVGLPEGQMGNSEVGHLNIGAGRVVYQDITRISKAIRTGEFFSNPVLIEAMQKVKEEGSSLHLCGLLSDGGVHSHLAHLYALLEMAKRFRLPRVYIHAFLDGRDVLPTSGAGYIEEAERKCREIGCGEIATVSGRYYAMDRDKRWERVEKAFNAVVYGEGEPVTSPAAAVRDSYEKEVTDEFVVPKVVVDGSGRPKGTVQRGDTVIFYNFRADRARELTRAFTDRRFEGFVRKGGYPDVHFVCMTQYDVTIPAPVAFPPQTLQNTLGEILSGNGLRQLRIAETEKYAHVTFFFNGGVEAPNPGEERVLIPSPKVATYDLKPEMSAPEVTERVLKEINGGAYDVIILNYANPDMVGHTGVLEAAVRAIAVVDECLGRVVQGILDKGGIALVTADHGNAEQMLEEESEEPHTAHTTNPVPFILVGDEYRQRRLREGGALEDIAPTMLEILGIPRPPAMTGRSLLAG; translated from the coding sequence TTGAAAGGCCCGCTTGCTCTGATCATTCTTGACGGCTGGGGTCTGTCCCCCCACGAGCGGGGGAATGCCATTCGCCTGGCCGGCACTCCTAATTTCCAGCGCTTGCAGGAAAACTATCCTTATACCGTGCTGGCAGCCTCCGGTGAACGGGTGGGGTTGCCCGAGGGCCAGATGGGCAACTCGGAGGTCGGGCACCTCAACATCGGTGCCGGGAGAGTGGTTTATCAAGATATTACCAGGATCAGCAAGGCGATCCGGACGGGAGAGTTCTTCTCCAATCCGGTACTCATTGAGGCCATGCAGAAGGTGAAGGAAGAAGGCTCTTCACTCCACCTGTGCGGACTGCTTTCCGACGGGGGTGTCCACAGCCACTTAGCTCACCTCTATGCCCTTCTGGAGATGGCAAAGCGCTTCCGCCTGCCCCGGGTTTACATCCACGCCTTCCTGGACGGGCGGGATGTCTTGCCCACCAGCGGTGCCGGTTATATCGAAGAGGCGGAGAGGAAGTGCCGGGAGATCGGTTGCGGCGAAATCGCCACCGTCAGCGGCAGGTACTACGCCATGGACCGGGATAAGAGGTGGGAGCGGGTGGAGAAGGCCTTCAACGCCGTTGTTTACGGTGAAGGGGAGCCCGTGACCTCGCCCGCCGCTGCCGTCCGCGACTCCTATGAAAAGGAAGTTACCGATGAGTTCGTCGTTCCCAAAGTGGTTGTCGACGGTAGCGGGCGTCCCAAAGGAACGGTGCAGCGGGGGGATACCGTTATTTTTTATAACTTCCGGGCCGACAGGGCGCGGGAGCTCACCCGCGCCTTCACCGATCGTCGCTTCGAGGGGTTTGTCCGGAAGGGAGGGTATCCGGATGTACACTTCGTTTGTATGACCCAATACGATGTAACCATCCCGGCCCCTGTTGCCTTCCCCCCTCAAACCCTGCAGAACACCCTGGGGGAAATCCTGTCCGGGAACGGACTCAGGCAGCTCAGGATCGCCGAAACGGAAAAGTATGCCCATGTCACCTTTTTCTTTAACGGGGGTGTAGAGGCGCCCAACCCGGGAGAGGAGCGCGTTCTGATCCCCTCGCCGAAGGTCGCCACCTATGACCTGAAGCCGGAGATGAGCGCGCCCGAGGTCACGGAGAGGGTCCTGAAGGAGATTAATGGGGGCGCTTACGACGTGATCATCCTGAATTACGCCAACCCGGATATGGTGGGGCACACGGGCGTTCTGGAGGCGGCCGTCCGGGCGATCGCAGTGGTGGATGAGTGTCTGGGAAGGGTGGTACAGGGGATTCTCGATAAAGGAGGAATTGCCCTCGTGACCGCCGACCACGGGAATGCCGAGCAAATGCTCGAAGAGGAGTCTGAGGAGCCGCATACCGCCCACACCACAAATCCCGTGCCCTTCATCCTGGTGGGAGATGAGTACCGGCAGAGGCGGCTTCGAGAAGGCGGGGCCCTGGAGGATATCGCTCCGACCATGCTGGAGATCCTGGGGATTCCCCGGCCGCCGGCGATGACCGGGCGTTCGCTGCTGGCAGGGTAG